In the genome of Sciurus carolinensis chromosome 3, mSciCar1.2, whole genome shotgun sequence, one region contains:
- the Tmub2 gene encoding transmembrane and ubiquitin-like domain-containing protein 2 isoform X1 — protein sequence MISRHLQNNLMSVDPVSNQAMELSDVTLIEGVGNEVMMVAGVVVLILALVLAWLSTYVADSSSNQLLGTIVSAGDTSVLHLGHMDQLVAGQGTSEQTELPHPSEGNDEKAEETGEGGGDSTGEPIAQGGVESSLEHLLDIQGLPKRQVGTENSSPEALLRSEDSTCLSPSPSLINVRLKFLNDTEELAVARPEDTVGALKSKYFPGQESQMKLIYQGRLLQDPARTLRSLNITDNCVIHCHRSPPGAPGTGPSTSLAPSVTEPPSLGISVGSLMVPVFVVLLGVVWYFRINYRQFFTAPATVSLVGVTVFFSFLIFGMYGR from the exons ATGATTTCACGTCATCTTCAAAACAACcttatgag CGTGGACCCGGTCAGCAACCAGGCCATGGAGCTCTCTGATGTCACCCTCATTGAGGGTGTGGGTAATGAGGTGATGATGgtggcaggtgtggtggtgctgaTTCTAGCCTTGGTCCTAGCTTGGCTCTCTACCTACGTAGCAGACAGCAGTAGCAACCAACTCCTGGGCACTATTGTGTCAGCAGGCGACACATCCGTTCTCCACCTGGGGCATATGGACCAGCTGGTGGCAGGCCAAGGTACCTCAGAGCAAACTGAACTCCCCCATCCATCAGAGGGTAATGATGAGAAGGCTGAAGAGACTGGCGAAGGTGGGGGAGactccacaggggaacctatTGCTCAGGGTGGTGTGGAGTCCAGCCTTGAGCATCTCCTTGACATCCAAGGCCTGCCCAAAAGACAAGTGGGCACAGAGAACAGCAGTCCAGAAGCCCTGCTGAGATCTGAGGACAGCACCTGCCTTtctcccagccccagcctcatCAACGTGCGGCTCAAGTTCCTCAATGATACTGAGGAACTGGCTGTGGCCAGGCCAGAGGACACTGTGGGTGCCCTGAAGAG CAAATACTTCCCTGGACAGGAGAGCCAGATGAAATTGATCTACCAGGGCCGCCTGCTGCAGGATCCAGCACGCACACTGCGTTCCCTGAACATTACTGACAACTGTGTGATTCACTGCCACCGTTCACCCCCAGGGGCACCTGGTACAGGCCCCTCAACTTCTCTGGCAccctcagtcactgagccacccAGCCTTGGCATCAGTGTGGGCAGTCTCATGGTGCCTGTGTTTGTAGTGCTTTTGGGCGTGGTCTGGTACTTCCGGATCAATTACCGCCAGTTCTTCACAGCACCTGCTACTGTCTCCCTGGTGGGTGTCACAGTCTTCTTCAGCTTTCTCATATTTGGGATGTATGGACGATAA
- the Tmub2 gene encoding transmembrane and ubiquitin-like domain-containing protein 2 isoform X2, producing the protein MELSDVTLIEGVGNEVMMVAGVVVLILALVLAWLSTYVADSSSNQLLGTIVSAGDTSVLHLGHMDQLVAGQGTSEQTELPHPSEGNDEKAEETGEGGGDSTGEPIAQGGVESSLEHLLDIQGLPKRQVGTENSSPEALLRSEDSTCLSPSPSLINVRLKFLNDTEELAVARPEDTVGALKSKYFPGQESQMKLIYQGRLLQDPARTLRSLNITDNCVIHCHRSPPGAPGTGPSTSLAPSVTEPPSLGISVGSLMVPVFVVLLGVVWYFRINYRQFFTAPATVSLVGVTVFFSFLIFGMYGR; encoded by the exons ATGGAGCTCTCTGATGTCACCCTCATTGAGGGTGTGGGTAATGAGGTGATGATGgtggcaggtgtggtggtgctgaTTCTAGCCTTGGTCCTAGCTTGGCTCTCTACCTACGTAGCAGACAGCAGTAGCAACCAACTCCTGGGCACTATTGTGTCAGCAGGCGACACATCCGTTCTCCACCTGGGGCATATGGACCAGCTGGTGGCAGGCCAAGGTACCTCAGAGCAAACTGAACTCCCCCATCCATCAGAGGGTAATGATGAGAAGGCTGAAGAGACTGGCGAAGGTGGGGGAGactccacaggggaacctatTGCTCAGGGTGGTGTGGAGTCCAGCCTTGAGCATCTCCTTGACATCCAAGGCCTGCCCAAAAGACAAGTGGGCACAGAGAACAGCAGTCCAGAAGCCCTGCTGAGATCTGAGGACAGCACCTGCCTTtctcccagccccagcctcatCAACGTGCGGCTCAAGTTCCTCAATGATACTGAGGAACTGGCTGTGGCCAGGCCAGAGGACACTGTGGGTGCCCTGAAGAG CAAATACTTCCCTGGACAGGAGAGCCAGATGAAATTGATCTACCAGGGCCGCCTGCTGCAGGATCCAGCACGCACACTGCGTTCCCTGAACATTACTGACAACTGTGTGATTCACTGCCACCGTTCACCCCCAGGGGCACCTGGTACAGGCCCCTCAACTTCTCTGGCAccctcagtcactgagccacccAGCCTTGGCATCAGTGTGGGCAGTCTCATGGTGCCTGTGTTTGTAGTGCTTTTGGGCGTGGTCTGGTACTTCCGGATCAATTACCGCCAGTTCTTCACAGCACCTGCTACTGTCTCCCTGGTGGGTGTCACAGTCTTCTTCAGCTTTCTCATATTTGGGATGTATGGACGATAA